A single genomic interval of Shewanella halotolerans harbors:
- a CDS encoding amino acid ABC transporter permease, with translation MLDAINSSLFTPIGEDGLIGIYLILNGLKVTLIVTLFAMILGAILGVATTLMKMSSRWYLRWPANLYVGVIRGTPVVVQLVILYFIVLATWDVDKVSAAIIAFGLNSGAYISEIIRAGIQAVDKGQTEAARSLGLSQAVTMKEVILPQAIKNILPALGNEFIVLLKETAVIGFIGGVDLMRSGEIIRSRTFEDSVPLFTCALIYLALTYSFTFMLSKFEKRLKQSD, from the coding sequence ATGTTAGATGCAATTAATTCCTCGCTGTTTACGCCCATAGGTGAAGATGGACTCATAGGTATCTACCTGATCCTCAATGGCTTAAAGGTGACGCTGATCGTGACCCTGTTCGCCATGATCTTGGGGGCCATACTGGGTGTAGCCACCACATTGATGAAGATGTCGAGCCGCTGGTATCTGCGCTGGCCGGCCAACCTCTATGTGGGCGTGATACGCGGCACCCCAGTGGTGGTGCAGCTGGTGATCCTCTACTTTATCGTGCTGGCTACCTGGGATGTGGACAAGGTGAGCGCGGCCATCATTGCCTTCGGCCTCAACAGCGGTGCCTACATCTCTGAGATCATTCGCGCCGGCATACAGGCGGTGGATAAGGGGCAGACGGAGGCGGCGCGCTCCCTCGGCCTGTCGCAGGCGGTGACCATGAAGGAGGTGATCCTGCCCCAGGCGATCAAGAACATTCTTCCTGCCCTGGGTAACGAGTTTATCGTGCTCTTGAAAGAGACTGCGGTGATAGGCTTCATCGGCGGCGTGGATCTGATGCGCTCGGGTGAGATCATCCGTAGCCGCACCTTCGAAGACAGCGTGCCCCTGTTTACCTGTGCACTCATCTACCTGGCGTTGACCTATAGCTTCACCTTTATGTTGTCGAAGTTTGAGAAGAGGCTTAAGCAAAGTGATTAA
- a CDS encoding basic amino acid ABC transporter substrate-binding protein, with product MNKSILLAGFTALLLLSGCGKEKDYLVVGTNAAFPPFEYVGGVSGDQVMGFDIDLARKVAEDAGKTLKVENMKFDSLIVALNAGKIDMIASGMTITPERQASVDFSDPYYEATQVVLVNKQDESIHSLADLAGKHFAVQLGSTADMMAKKYTQSVTAFNTGFEAIMELKNGKVDLVLFDSEPAANYLAKNPELKLISLDFPPEFYGFAVAKSQPELLSSINKTLATMKQNGEYDALLAKHMK from the coding sequence ATGAACAAATCTATCCTGTTAGCCGGTTTTACGGCCCTGTTGCTGCTGAGTGGCTGTGGCAAAGAGAAAGATTATCTGGTGGTAGGCACCAATGCCGCCTTTCCGCCCTTTGAATATGTGGGCGGTGTCAGCGGCGATCAGGTGATGGGGTTCGATATCGATCTGGCCCGCAAGGTGGCCGAGGATGCGGGTAAGACGCTCAAGGTGGAGAACATGAAGTTCGACTCGCTGATAGTGGCCCTCAACGCCGGCAAGATAGATATGATCGCCTCGGGCATGACCATCACTCCAGAGCGTCAGGCCAGCGTCGACTTCTCCGACCCCTACTACGAGGCGACTCAGGTGGTCTTGGTTAATAAGCAGGATGAAAGCATCCACAGCCTGGCGGATCTCGCCGGTAAACACTTCGCGGTGCAGCTGGGCTCAACCGCCGACATGATGGCCAAGAAGTACACCCAGTCGGTGACCGCCTTCAATACCGGTTTCGAGGCGATCATGGAGCTGAAGAACGGCAAGGTGGATCTCGTGCTGTTCGACAGCGAGCCGGCCGCCAACTACCTGGCCAAGAACCCTGAGCTTAAGCTTATCAGCCTGGACTTCCCCCCAGAGTTTTATGGTTTCGCCGTGGCCAAAAGCCAGCCCGAACTGCTGTCCAGCATCAACAAGACGCTGGCGACCATGAAGCAGAATGGTGAATACGACGCCCTGCTCGCCAAACACATGAAGTAG
- a CDS encoding oxidative stress defense protein gives MKKTLIATLFGSLVFTGSLLALPNAAAAELNFPHIETVGTSELVVKADMAELTVEVVTKADNPAKAKAGSDKAVSDFLARLAKAGIAREDVQSANLNLRPDYLYDPETRTNKEIGYLASRQVVVTLRALDKLNDLLDSALQQGINRIHQINFKSSKEAEMIEQARLMAIKDAKQKAAALAEGFGERLDGVWEIRYQAQGAVRPMVYKMSAAARGDVAESYQEAQTSISDRVEVIYRLK, from the coding sequence ATGAAAAAGACCCTGATTGCCACCCTATTTGGTTCATTGGTTTTCACCGGCAGCCTGCTTGCTTTACCTAACGCGGCCGCCGCAGAGCTAAACTTCCCCCATATCGAAACCGTCGGCACCAGCGAACTGGTCGTCAAGGCCGACATGGCCGAGCTAACCGTCGAGGTGGTGACTAAGGCCGACAATCCAGCCAAGGCCAAGGCGGGATCAGACAAGGCGGTCAGCGACTTCCTAGCCAGGTTAGCCAAGGCGGGGATCGCACGCGAGGATGTTCAGAGCGCCAACCTGAATCTGCGTCCCGACTATCTGTACGACCCTGAAACGCGCACCAACAAGGAGATTGGCTACCTCGCCAGTCGCCAGGTGGTGGTCACCCTAAGGGCACTGGACAAGCTCAACGACCTGCTCGACAGCGCGTTGCAGCAAGGGATCAACCGCATCCATCAGATCAACTTCAAATCCAGCAAGGAAGCCGAGATGATTGAACAGGCCAGGCTGATGGCGATCAAGGACGCCAAGCAGAAGGCCGCCGCCCTGGCCGAAGGCTTCGGTGAGCGTCTGGATGGTGTATGGGAGATCCGCTATCAGGCTCAGGGGGCGGTGCGCCCCATGGTGTATAAGATGAGTGCCGCAGCCCGTGGTGATGTGGCCGAGAGTTATCAGGAGGCCCAGACCAGCATCAGCGATCGTGTCGAGGTGATCTACCGCCTCAAGTAA
- a CDS encoding WD40 repeat domain-containing protein, with product MSTLKRLCHLLSLALLLVALSGCSDKQTSQPPQRLKRLVEDNLVAGLLAEDASLAVTLSRSRDLSVWSLPEGKQRFHWPATAFEHPGYQLAMSGNKRYLAYGGKRQITLIDIQQGNIQLTWQVNGFDDYASISTLALNQSGSRIAIGMNEGSVILVDFTAQQFSLFKQHDAEVAFLTFGSSDERLLSAGHDGKVLWWVSGSGEIIKQFSLPQRITSLAFDEADRCLFFADNLDNHQLLAFDTGEALSKLNYFERYRYFRRARFIHRGDELITATSKQTIFRWQVATGKELARWQLTPFSMGTTVMDMVSYGGQLITLSSDGALEYWQLGAGN from the coding sequence ATGTCCACACTCAAGCGTCTGTGCCACCTCTTAAGCCTGGCCCTGTTACTCGTCGCCCTCTCCGGCTGCTCAGATAAGCAGACAAGCCAGCCGCCGCAGCGCCTTAAGCGACTGGTGGAAGACAACCTGGTGGCAGGGCTACTGGCAGAGGATGCCAGCCTGGCCGTCACATTGAGTCGAAGTCGGGATCTCAGCGTCTGGAGCCTCCCCGAGGGCAAGCAGCGCTTTCACTGGCCGGCTACCGCCTTCGAGCATCCGGGTTATCAGCTGGCCATGTCGGGCAACAAGCGCTATCTGGCCTATGGCGGCAAACGCCAAATTACCCTGATAGATATCCAGCAAGGCAATATCCAGCTGACCTGGCAGGTCAACGGCTTTGACGACTACGCCAGCATCTCGACCTTGGCGCTTAATCAGTCGGGCAGCCGCATCGCCATCGGCATGAACGAAGGCAGCGTGATCTTGGTGGATTTCACGGCGCAGCAGTTTTCTCTGTTTAAACAACACGACGCCGAGGTGGCCTTCCTCACCTTTGGCAGCTCGGATGAGCGCCTGTTATCGGCCGGCCATGATGGCAAGGTGCTCTGGTGGGTCAGTGGCAGCGGCGAGATAATAAAGCAGTTCTCCCTGCCCCAGCGCATCACCAGCCTGGCGTTTGACGAGGCCGATAGGTGCCTCTTCTTCGCCGACAACCTGGACAATCATCAGCTGCTGGCATTCGACACAGGTGAGGCGCTGAGTAAGCTGAACTACTTCGAGCGCTACCGCTATTTTCGCCGCGCCCGCTTCATTCACAGAGGCGATGAGTTGATCACTGCCACCTCGAAACAGACAATCTTTCGCTGGCAGGTCGCCACCGGCAAAGAGCTAGCGCGCTGGCAACTCACCCCCTTCTCCATGGGCACGACCGTCATGGATATGGTGAGCTATGGTGGGCAGCTCATCACCCTCAGCTCAGACGGCGCCCTAGAGTACTGGCAATTGGGCGCTGGGAATTGA
- a CDS encoding potassium/proton antiporter, which produces MSYQVILLGIAALIAVGILLHHPSKTLGLPSLLIFMGVGLSLGNGEFNFVYDNLTLTSTVGAVALNMIVFVGGINTKTESIKLAYKEGGVLATFGVLLTTLILGALLYPLTEWSLVICLLFAAVVSSTDAAAVFSILESKKLKLKERTDTVLEFESATNDPVALVMVMILTGIALAPDAPVSAWAIGQMLGLQIALGIGVAFVVAKLAVWALNSIHLEEYGLIPVFVLASFVLAAYGSELAGGNILIASYVCGVVMGNGIRRGVEVTRHFFNSLSWLAQSLMFIILGLQIFPQTLFSVFFLSLIPAALLMLVARPLAVQICYLPFRQASWKKRLFISSIGLKGATPIVFSLIPAAAGVEGAVEMVHLVFFIVLFSILLQGAAIEPLAKRLGLNSDN; this is translated from the coding sequence ATGTCCTACCAGGTTATCTTGTTAGGGATCGCCGCGCTGATCGCCGTGGGGATCCTGTTGCATCACCCCTCAAAGACCCTGGGGTTGCCCAGTCTGTTGATCTTTATGGGCGTGGGCCTGAGCCTGGGCAATGGCGAGTTTAATTTTGTCTACGATAACCTCACCCTGACCTCCACGGTCGGGGCGGTCGCCCTCAACATGATCGTCTTCGTCGGCGGCATTAATACCAAGACGGAGAGCATTAAGCTGGCCTACAAGGAGGGCGGGGTGCTGGCAACCTTTGGGGTGCTGCTGACCACGCTTATTCTGGGGGCACTCCTCTATCCGCTGACGGAATGGAGCCTGGTGATCTGCCTGCTGTTTGCCGCCGTGGTCTCTTCGACCGATGCCGCGGCCGTGTTCTCGATTCTGGAGTCGAAGAAACTCAAGCTCAAGGAGCGCACGGATACCGTGCTGGAGTTCGAGTCGGCCACCAACGACCCGGTCGCCCTGGTGATGGTGATGATACTCACAGGTATCGCTCTGGCGCCGGACGCGCCGGTATCAGCCTGGGCGATAGGCCAGATGCTAGGCTTGCAGATCGCCTTAGGGATAGGCGTTGCCTTCGTGGTGGCCAAGTTGGCGGTGTGGGCACTGAACAGCATACATCTCGAGGAGTATGGCCTGATCCCTGTGTTTGTGCTCGCCAGTTTCGTGCTGGCAGCCTATGGCAGCGAGTTGGCTGGCGGCAATATCCTGATCGCCTCCTATGTGTGTGGCGTAGTGATGGGTAACGGCATACGCCGGGGCGTGGAGGTGACGCGGCATTTCTTTAACAGCCTCTCTTGGCTGGCGCAGTCGCTGATGTTCATCATACTCGGGCTGCAGATCTTCCCCCAGACCCTGTTTAGTGTGTTCTTCCTGTCGCTTATTCCGGCGGCGCTACTGATGCTGGTAGCCAGGCCCTTGGCGGTGCAAATCTGTTATCTGCCGTTTCGTCAGGCGAGCTGGAAGAAGCGGCTGTTTATCTCCTCCATAGGTCTCAAGGGGGCGACCCCTATCGTCTTCTCGCTGATCCCGGCGGCGGCCGGTGTCGAGGGGGCGGTGGAGATGGTGCATCTGGTGTTTTTCATCGTGCTCTTCTCCATCCTGTTGCAGGGGGCGGCCATAGAGCCCCTGGCTAAGCGGCTTGGGCTTAATAGCGACAATTAA
- the lgt gene encoding prolipoprotein diacylglyceryl transferase, translated as MDPVLVSFMGLTIHWYGVLFATAIAAGFQVMKRIYVREGLDVESLDNLLIYCVIGIVVGARLAHVLFYDPSYYFAHPAKILAIWEGGLASHGGGLGAILALYYYHRKMKLPFLFLLDRLAIATAIFGFFVRMANFVNSEILGVPSDKPWAIVFERVDMLPRHPAQLYEALAYLSIFIALWVIYKTTEMKQKQGALFGLFLVWVFSARFAIEFVKVKQAAYAQDWTMSAGQMLSIPFLLVGVFLLVKPYLASKTK; from the coding sequence ATGGACCCAGTGTTGGTCTCTTTCATGGGGCTGACGATACATTGGTATGGCGTCCTGTTTGCCACGGCGATCGCCGCGGGCTTTCAGGTGATGAAACGCATCTATGTGCGCGAAGGCCTGGATGTGGAGTCACTGGATAACCTCTTGATCTACTGCGTTATCGGCATAGTGGTGGGGGCGCGTCTGGCCCATGTGTTGTTTTACGATCCCAGTTATTACTTCGCGCACCCAGCTAAGATTCTGGCGATCTGGGAAGGCGGCCTGGCCAGCCATGGCGGCGGCCTGGGGGCGATCCTGGCGCTCTACTATTACCATCGCAAGATGAAGCTACCTTTCCTCTTCCTGCTGGATCGTCTGGCGATCGCCACGGCCATCTTCGGCTTCTTCGTGCGTATGGCCAACTTCGTCAACTCGGAGATCCTTGGCGTGCCGAGCGACAAGCCCTGGGCAATAGTGTTCGAGCGGGTGGACATGTTGCCGCGCCATCCGGCCCAGCTGTATGAGGCGCTGGCCTACCTGAGCATCTTCATCGCCCTTTGGGTTATCTACAAGACCACAGAGATGAAGCAGAAGCAGGGCGCCCTGTTCGGCCTCTTCCTGGTGTGGGTGTTCAGTGCCCGTTTTGCCATAGAGTTCGTAAAGGTGAAGCAGGCGGCCTACGCCCAGGACTGGACCATGAGCGCCGGTCAGATGCTGAGTATTCCTTTCCTGCTGGTGGGGGTCTTCCTGCTGGTGAAGCCCTATCTGGCATCCAAGACCAAATAG
- the gabT gene encoding 4-aminobutyrate--2-oxoglutarate transaminase, with protein MSNVELQARKVQAIARGQGNAYPVYVERALNAELWDVEGKRYIDFGTGIAVCNTGHSHPKVVAAVKAQLDNFSHTCVMVNPYESAVALAEQLNRIAPGDSDKKAIFVTTGAEAVENCVKIARAHTGRRGVIAFNGGFHGRTNLTMALTGKITPYKHQFGPFAGDIFHAPYPVAFHGVSVKDSLKAIEHLFKVDIAPCDVAAIVVEPVQGEGGFYAAPPEFLQALRALCDQHGIVLVMDEIQTGFGRTGKMFSCEHAGVEPDLMTMAKGIAGGFPLAAVVGKSEIMDAPLPGGLGGTYGGSPVGCVAALAVLEVMQEEQLVERAVKIGDTFNQALSALKEQYPQLIGEVRNQGAMIAMELVIDGDSEQPNTALTQAIIANAAAHGLVLLACGFYGNVIRFLPALTISDEIMAEGLAKFKTLFESLVD; from the coding sequence ATGAGCAACGTAGAATTACAGGCGCGTAAGGTACAGGCGATCGCCAGGGGACAAGGTAACGCCTATCCCGTCTATGTGGAGCGGGCGTTAAACGCCGAGCTGTGGGATGTCGAGGGCAAGCGCTACATCGACTTCGGCACAGGCATCGCTGTGTGTAACACAGGCCATAGCCATCCCAAGGTGGTGGCGGCGGTGAAGGCGCAGCTGGATAACTTCAGCCACACCTGTGTGATGGTGAACCCTTATGAGTCGGCGGTAGCCCTGGCGGAGCAGCTTAATCGCATCGCTCCAGGCGACAGCGACAAGAAGGCGATCTTCGTGACCACGGGCGCCGAGGCGGTGGAAAACTGCGTCAAGATCGCCAGGGCCCACACAGGGCGTCGCGGCGTCATCGCCTTCAACGGTGGCTTCCATGGCCGCACCAACCTAACCATGGCGCTGACGGGTAAGATCACCCCCTACAAGCATCAGTTTGGCCCCTTCGCCGGGGATATCTTCCACGCGCCCTATCCGGTGGCCTTCCATGGCGTGAGCGTGAAAGACTCCCTCAAGGCGATCGAGCATCTGTTTAAGGTGGATATCGCCCCCTGTGATGTGGCGGCGATCGTGGTCGAGCCCGTGCAGGGAGAGGGCGGTTTCTACGCCGCGCCACCTGAGTTCTTACAGGCGCTCAGGGCGCTGTGCGATCAGCATGGTATCGTGCTGGTGATGGATGAGATCCAGACAGGTTTTGGCCGTACCGGCAAGATGTTTAGCTGCGAGCACGCGGGCGTCGAGCCGGATCTGATGACCATGGCCAAGGGGATCGCCGGTGGCTTCCCACTTGCCGCCGTGGTGGGTAAGAGCGAGATAATGGACGCGCCGCTGCCGGGCGGGCTTGGCGGCACCTATGGCGGCTCACCCGTGGGCTGTGTGGCGGCGCTGGCGGTGCTCGAGGTGATGCAAGAGGAGCAGCTGGTGGAGCGTGCCGTTAAGATAGGCGACACCTTCAATCAGGCACTCTCTGCCCTCAAGGAGCAATATCCACAGCTGATTGGCGAGGTGCGCAATCAAGGCGCCATGATCGCCATGGAGCTGGTGATCGACGGTGACAGTGAGCAGCCCAACACGGCATTGACACAGGCGATCATCGCCAACGCCGCGGCCCATGGCTTGGTGCTGCTGGCCTGTGGCTTTTACGGCAACGTGATCCGCTTCCTGCCGGCGTTGACCATCAGCGATGAGATCATGGCCGAGGGGCTGGCCAAGTTTAAGACGCTGTTCGAGAGCCTGGTGGACTAA
- a CDS encoding NAD-dependent succinate-semialdehyde dehydrogenase — protein sequence MQGIKDTQLIKLSSYIDGRWTAGEQRFDVVNPASQEVIAQVVDASLEDTQEAILAAKRALPEWSKRSANERAALMRKWFNLMMEHQEDLGRLLTLEQGKPLAEAKGEIAYGAAFIDWFAEEGKRVYGDTIPAPANDKRILVIKQPVGVVASITPWNFPNAMIARKAAAALAAGCTFVARPSPLTPLSALAMAELAERAGIPAGVFNIVVGEDAVGMGKVLTQHPDVAKFTFTGSTAVGKILLAQCATSVKKVSMELGGNAPFIVFDDADIDAAVQGALISKYRNAGQTCVCTNRIFVQKGIAAAFTEKFTAAVANLKLGDGLGDGVTVGPMISKDAVQNVLKLVDDTVASGAKLVIGGQPSELGESFLAPVIVTDVTNEMPLARNEIFGPVTPIISFDSEAEALAMANDTGYGLAAYFYARDIGRIFRVAEGLEYGMVGVNEGIISNAAAPFGGVKQSGNGREGSKYGLDDYLEIKYLCLGGLDK from the coding sequence ATGCAGGGAATTAAAGACACTCAGTTAATCAAACTTTCCTCCTATATCGACGGCAGATGGACGGCGGGCGAGCAACGCTTCGACGTGGTGAACCCGGCCAGCCAGGAGGTGATCGCCCAGGTGGTTGACGCCAGTCTCGAGGATACCCAGGAGGCCATATTGGCCGCCAAGCGGGCACTGCCGGAGTGGTCTAAGCGTTCGGCCAACGAGCGCGCCGCCCTGATGCGTAAATGGTTCAACCTGATGATGGAGCACCAGGAAGATCTGGGCCGCTTGCTGACCCTGGAGCAGGGCAAGCCCCTGGCCGAGGCCAAGGGGGAGATCGCCTATGGCGCCGCCTTTATCGACTGGTTTGCCGAGGAGGGCAAGCGTGTCTATGGCGACACCATTCCGGCGCCCGCCAACGACAAGCGTATTCTGGTGATCAAGCAACCTGTGGGCGTGGTGGCCTCTATCACCCCCTGGAACTTCCCCAACGCCATGATCGCCCGTAAGGCAGCGGCTGCGCTGGCGGCCGGTTGTACCTTCGTGGCACGCCCTTCACCGCTGACGCCGCTGTCTGCCTTGGCGATGGCCGAGCTGGCCGAGCGCGCCGGTATCCCTGCCGGGGTGTTCAACATAGTGGTGGGCGAAGATGCCGTGGGCATGGGCAAGGTGCTAACCCAGCATCCAGATGTGGCCAAGTTCACCTTCACCGGCTCTACCGCCGTGGGCAAGATTTTGCTGGCCCAGTGCGCGACCAGCGTGAAGAAGGTTTCCATGGAGCTGGGGGGTAATGCGCCCTTTATCGTGTTTGACGATGCCGATATCGATGCCGCTGTGCAGGGCGCCCTGATCTCCAAGTATCGCAACGCCGGGCAAACCTGTGTCTGCACCAATCGTATTTTCGTGCAGAAGGGAATTGCCGCGGCCTTTACCGAAAAATTTACCGCCGCCGTGGCCAATCTCAAGCTGGGCGATGGCCTGGGCGATGGGGTGACCGTCGGCCCTATGATCTCCAAGGATGCGGTGCAAAACGTGCTTAAGCTGGTGGATGATACTGTCGCAAGCGGCGCCAAGCTGGTGATCGGCGGTCAGCCGAGTGAACTGGGCGAGAGTTTCCTGGCACCCGTGATCGTCACAGATGTGACCAACGAGATGCCGCTAGCTCGCAACGAGATCTTCGGCCCTGTGACCCCTATCATAAGCTTCGATAGCGAGGCTGAGGCGCTGGCCATGGCCAACGATACCGGATATGGCCTGGCTGCCTATTTCTACGCCCGGGATATCGGCCGCATTTTCCGCGTCGCCGAGGGGCTGGAGTATGGCATGGTGGGCGTCAACGAGGGGATCATCTCCAACGCCGCCGCGCCATTTGGCGGGGTGAAGCAGTCGGGCAACGGCCGTGAAGGCTCCAAGTATGGCCTGGACGATTACCTGGAAATTAAATACCTGTGCCTCGGTGGCCTGGATAAGTAG
- a CDS encoding LysR family transcriptional regulator: MSKQSIIPKAITEYDLRLLRIFRTVVENGGFAAAENELGVTRSTISVHMSNLESRMKLKLCSRGRGGFALTEAGQAVYHACIELFDSLNDFSMFVNNLGEELIGELVILCADQLDYGMQQKLAQVIAYIHQRQPQLHLILDGEALHQIEKSLLQDKAHVGLLPSYQQIQGLNYQTIFSEPIYLCCSAKHPYFHLSDEEISAEMLAKTPSIHPGVDIDPEGREQLKRLNLSAKAYQFDTRKTLILSGCYIGYLPLSYIQEELKQQEIKIIHGDEACYQFNLSMVVKQSARESAKVELLTQAFNEVFGLEPGSDSKKAAATP, from the coding sequence ATGAGCAAACAGTCCATCATCCCTAAGGCGATCACCGAATACGATCTCAGATTACTGCGCATCTTTCGCACCGTGGTCGAGAATGGTGGCTTCGCCGCCGCAGAGAATGAACTCGGGGTCACCCGCTCCACCATCAGCGTGCATATGTCGAACCTAGAGAGTCGCATGAAACTCAAGCTGTGTAGCCGGGGACGGGGCGGATTTGCCCTCACGGAGGCGGGCCAGGCCGTGTATCACGCCTGTATCGAACTATTCGATTCCCTCAACGATTTCTCGATGTTTGTTAACAACTTGGGGGAGGAGTTGATCGGCGAGCTGGTGATCCTCTGCGCCGATCAGCTGGACTACGGCATGCAGCAGAAGCTGGCCCAGGTGATCGCCTACATACACCAACGTCAGCCGCAGCTACACCTTATTCTTGACGGCGAGGCGCTGCACCAGATTGAGAAGTCGCTGCTACAGGACAAGGCCCATGTCGGCCTCTTGCCCAGCTATCAACAGATCCAGGGCCTCAACTATCAGACCATCTTCAGCGAGCCCATCTACCTGTGTTGCAGCGCCAAGCATCCCTATTTTCATCTGAGCGACGAAGAGATCAGTGCCGAGATGCTGGCCAAGACCCCCTCAATCCACCCAGGTGTCGATATCGACCCCGAGGGTAGAGAGCAGCTCAAACGCCTCAACCTGTCGGCCAAGGCGTATCAGTTTGATACTCGTAAAACCTTAATTCTATCGGGTTGCTACATAGGTTACCTGCCCCTAAGCTACATACAGGAGGAGCTGAAACAGCAGGAGATCAAGATCATTCACGGGGATGAGGCCTGTTACCAGTTCAACCTCTCCATGGTGGTCAAGCAGTCGGCGCGTGAGAGCGCCAAGGTAGAGCTGCTCACCCAGGCCTTCAACGAGGTGTTTGGCCTGGAGCCGGGCAGTGATTCAAAAAAGGCTGCGGCCACACCTTAG
- a CDS encoding OprD family outer membrane porin: protein MMKKNYLSLLVMSAIALPAAADTSLDQMFSQGSLRGELRLFDFTRDFDGDTNTKHDTSLGGLFYYNTAAVNGISIGTSFASANSLWTNDSDSFYGLVGPNHENVNRLQEYFIQGEWWNTKFKYGAQELRTPMMNPHDIRAIPRTFRGFTAYNNSVDNLTLSALYITDSMGWFDNQFVTVAEAVASEVRRTTGQVVEVADNPVYALGGKYKLQFDGVKGAADLWHYRMEDVFNQTFVKLNLSMNVGDANLYVTPSYLTQQSSGKETAGELDTYQYGAHLGLKYAGVNLTYMYAKSGDDNVLTPWGDDKVVILQVNQSARANETVNALRVAYDFDKLGAKGLSAYVFYGDFDVPETSGSDFSETNFSVSYSLDSLMKGLSVRARHAIVDYDNGEDLTDTRFYIKYKLTLGI from the coding sequence ATGATGAAAAAAAACTATTTATCGCTATTGGTGATGTCAGCTATTGCGCTACCGGCTGCCGCTGACACCAGTTTAGATCAGATGTTCAGTCAAGGCAGCTTGCGGGGCGAGTTGAGACTCTTCGACTTTACCCGTGATTTCGACGGAGACACCAATACCAAGCACGATACCTCGCTGGGTGGACTCTTCTATTACAACACTGCCGCCGTCAATGGCATCAGCATAGGCACCAGCTTTGCTTCGGCCAACTCCTTGTGGACCAATGACTCGGATAGCTTCTATGGCCTGGTGGGACCGAATCACGAGAACGTGAATCGCCTGCAGGAGTATTTCATCCAGGGCGAGTGGTGGAACACCAAGTTTAAATATGGTGCGCAAGAGCTGCGTACCCCTATGATGAACCCCCATGATATCCGCGCCATTCCCCGCACCTTCCGTGGCTTTACCGCCTATAACAATAGCGTCGATAATCTCACCCTCTCGGCCCTCTATATCACTGACTCCATGGGGTGGTTCGACAATCAATTTGTGACAGTGGCAGAGGCTGTCGCCAGTGAGGTGAGACGCACGACAGGTCAGGTCGTCGAAGTCGCCGATAACCCTGTCTATGCCCTGGGCGGCAAATACAAGTTGCAGTTCGATGGCGTGAAAGGCGCTGCCGATCTCTGGCACTACCGCATGGAAGATGTCTTCAATCAGACCTTTGTGAAACTGAATCTGTCGATGAATGTCGGGGATGCCAACCTCTATGTCACCCCCTCTTATCTAACCCAGCAATCCTCTGGTAAGGAGACCGCCGGCGAGTTGGATACCTATCAGTATGGCGCGCACCTCGGCCTAAAATATGCCGGAGTAAACCTCACCTATATGTATGCCAAGTCAGGGGATGATAACGTGTTGACCCCTTGGGGTGATGACAAGGTGGTGATCCTGCAGGTCAATCAATCGGCCCGTGCCAACGAGACGGTCAATGCCCTGAGAGTGGCCTACGACTTCGATAAGCTGGGGGCAAAAGGGCTGAGCGCTTACGTCTTCTATGGTGATTTCGATGTGCCTGAGACTTCGGGCAGTGACTTTAGCGAAACCAACTTCTCGGTCAGCTATTCACTGGATAGTTTGATGAAAGGTTTAAGTGTGCGGGCGAGACACGCCATTGTGGATTATGACAATGGAGAGGATCTGACCGATACCCGTTTCTATATCAAGTATAAGCTTACTCTGGGTATTTAA